The Candidatus Thermoplasmatota archaeon genomic interval GACGCTGAGAGCGAGGTCGGCGACTATGACTTCACCACGATCAACGTGATACCGGGGGTCATGCTGTACAGGGGAGCGAAGTTCCAGCTGTTCGACATGCCAGGCCTCATCGACGGCGCCGCCAGAGGGCGAGGGCGCGGCCGCGAGGTCCTCTCCGTCGCGAGGTCCTCTGACCTGATCCTCCTGGTCGTCGATGTCCGCGATTGGGACATTGGCGTGCTCGTCAGCGAGCTCGAGGCGGGCGGCATACGGCTCAATCAGAGGATGCCGGAGATCACGATCAAGCGCAAGGAAAGGGGCGGCCTCACCATCAACTCCACGAAGAAGCTGACGCACGTGGAGGAGGGCGTGATGGAGGGAATGCTCCGCGAATGGGGACACGTCAACGCCGATATTCTTGTCAAGGAGGACATCACGGAGGCGAGGCTCATCGACTTCCTGGCGGGGAACGTGGCCTACATCCCCGGGTTCGTCGTGCTCAACAAGACCGACCTCGTGCCCAAGAAGGAGATCAGCCGCATCACGAAGAAGCTGAAGCCGTGGAAGGCCGTTCCGATCTCTGCGCTCAACGGCAACGGCCTGGACGGGCTCAGGGAGAGCATATTCAGCGAGCTGGAGTTCATCCGGATCTACATGAAGCCGCAGGGAGGGGATGTGGACCGCTCCGAGCCGCTGGTCGTGAAGGACGGCTCGACGGTCGGCATGGTCTGCGACGCCATCCACCGCGACTTCCGTGAGAAGTTCAGATACGCGAACGTCTGGGGCGGGAGCGCAAAGTTCCCTGGACAGACGGTCGGGATCAACCACGTGCTCCGGGACGAGGACATCATCACGATCGTCGTTCAAAGGTGAGCCAATCTTTATGTAAGGTGAAAGGTATTCTTCCATCTGGAGGGGAGAATAGTGAATATCGCAGCATTGATGGCTGTTGTGGGCCTGTCATTGACCGCCTTCGGTGGGATACCTCATCCGCCCGTCTGGTCGGACGGGGTGACGACCATCTGGCAGATCGGTGACGTCGAGGAGATAGATCCCGCCACTGGACATTACACCAGCTATGCGGACGAGTTCAACTGGCAGGGCTTTGGAAACCCGTTCCCGCCGTTCACGGACCCCTTCGTCGTCGGAACGACGCCGGACGGTGAGTTCGCTTGGGGTCCCGATGCCAACGACGGATACGCGACAGACCTCACGATCCGGTGGTACGGCGAGATGTCCCTCGGCGGCCAGCTTACCATATCGTGGTCGGCCGGCAAGAGCGGCTACGAGACGAAGACTGTCACGTTCGTCGATACCGGCGACACGGCGACGTTCACGGAACCAGGCGGATACGACTACCAGAAGGGTTGGGAGAACTACCCGCTCGTGGAGGACTCCATGACCCTGAGCCCGGTGGGGCTGGGCTGGCACGAGCTCCGCCTTCTGCACACGACCGGCGACGGGACGTTCCACGACTGGATCAGGCTGGAATCGGTCGAGGTACCGGACGAGGTCGAGATAGACATCAAGCCCGGGAGCGACCCGAACTGCTTCAACAACAACGGACACGGAGTGATACCAGTGGCGATACTGGGCAGCGGGACGATGGATGTCACGAACATCGACCCTGCGACCGTGGAGCTGGAGGGGCTCGCAGTCAAGAGGGTGGGCAGGTGGAACAAGCTGCTCGCGCACATCGAAGACGCGGATCAGGATGGCTTCGACGACATGGTGGTTCAGATACAGGACGAGGCCGGTGCCTTCCCGATCGGCCACAGCACCGCGACCCTCACATGGGAGTTCTATGACGGGACGCAGTTCTCGGCGGAGGATGACATCTGCGTCGTTCCTGCGGTGCATGGCGGAAAGGGGCACGGAGGAATGGGCGCACCCCTGATGTGCGGCTAGGAATCGCTCTGAACGGGCAGGACGTATCGTGACGTAGGTTGCGACTTGCTGGCTCGGCCTGCCAGGACCAAGACGCTGGCTACTTCCCCGTCTCCTCCAAGGTGGAGATCCTACCCTCGAGTCCTTCCATCCTCTTGCGGAGTTCTGCAATGGCCTTCTTCATGTTGTCGAACTCGTCCTTCATGTCCGCCCAGAGCGGCGAGGGCGGCTCCCCGGTCGTGGGCAGTTTCCTTCTATCGGGCGGTTGGGGGATTTCCCCCTGCGGTTTTTTCGGTATCATCCTATATGCTTCGGAGTTTCGAGTTATGAATGTTTGCATTTGTCATCAAGATGTCGTTACATGCCCCAGGCAGAATCGGAGGAGTGGTAGAATGAGAAGAGAGGATTGCACGTGGAGGAAGCACTGCGCCTCGCACGAGTGCGGTGACTAGAGACCTCTCTTGAGAGTTACATTCATATAGTATCGTAACGATATATTTGTAACGGTGAGGGTATGAAGGTTATCACCACGAGGATTTCGGAGGACTACTTCAAGGATCTGCAAATGATAGAGAAGGAGGAGCATACCGATAGAGCCGAGGTCATAAGGAAGCTGCTGGCGAAGGGCATCAAGGAGTGGAAGGTGAAGAGGGCCTTGGAGTTGCTGAGAGCGCACAAGCTCACTCTGAGGAGGGCCGCTTCCATCGCCTCCATATCATATGTTGAGATGCTGGATTTGGCCTCGAAACATGGCATAGACATCGGGTATTCCTCAAAGGACTTGGAAAGGGATATTAGGAGTCTCTGAGGGCAATGGATGATAGTTGATTCCTCGGTCTTGATCCACCTTTCCAGGATAGGCGAACTGAGCCTCTTGAAGGAATTCCTTGGCAAGGTGACGATCACAGAGGATGTCTACAGAGAGACTGTGGAGGAGTCGGCGGGCAGAGCCGGATCGAGCGCGATAGAGCAGGCCTGCGGGGATTGGATCGATGTGCGCGAACCGAAGGACAAGAAGGTCCTCGACTCTATCGTGGGATTGGAGGGAATAGAGCGCGCGGACGCATCGCTCATACTCATGGCCGAGGAGAAAGGCGACGCGTTGATCTCCAACGACCTTGCGCTGATCAGAGTCGCGAGGAGCAGGGGAGTCGAGTCGTGGTGGTTGACGACGCTCATCCTCAAGATGACCGCGAAGGGTAAGATGAGCAAGGAGGAGGCGAAGGCGGTCCTGATTGAACTCGTTGAAACCGGCCTTAGGTTGTCCCCCGAGGTCTATACATCCGTCCTCGGTAGAATTGATGAGATGTGAGATCCGGCAAGAGATTCTCGAGAATGACTTCGGCACTGGAGTTACCCGGGCAATCGGATGAATGTGGTCAAGAAAGAGGACTGAGATTGAAGAGGGGAGAATGAGAAGAGAAGGCTCCGGGCCTCGCACGAGTGCGGGGAGTGGGAGGAGGGCTTGAGGTTCAGGATAGCTGTGCGGGCACGCACATCCTGCAATCCGGGACGGTTTTTATCCCAGTAATACATATCTACCCTCGCAGAACGAGGTAAAAGAATGCAGGTGAAAGTAGGTTCAAAGGGACGGATAGTCATTCCGCACAAAATAAGGCGCAAGTACTCGATCCTGCCAGGAAAGGAACTTCAGATAGAGGAGGAGGAAGGCGTAATCAGGCTACTCGTCCCCGCAAAGCTGGCCGATCTGTGTGGGACTTGGGATATGGATCTGAATGAAGTGAGGAGAGCAATAGAGGATTTGAGAGAACACTGGCGGGAATGAGAGGGATTCGTTTTGAGGGTGTCCATAGGCACCACGTACACTGCCCCCCTCCTCGCGGATGAAGAGCTCAAAAGGCTGGCTATCGATGATGAAGAAAAATGGATGTACCCTCTCGAGCACAAGGGTTGTTAGCCTATTGCACAATAAGCTCATTGGTTAACAAGATGGATGAT includes:
- a CDS encoding GTP-binding protein, yielding MGKIEDQMQDIEEEIQKTPYNKATQHHIGKLKARLAKLRERLERGPGTGAAVGFGIRKSGNATVGIVGLPNVGKSTLINQFTDAESEVGDYDFTTINVIPGVMLYRGAKFQLFDMPGLIDGAARGRGRGREVLSVARSSDLILLVVDVRDWDIGVLVSELEAGGIRLNQRMPEITIKRKERGGLTINSTKKLTHVEEGVMEGMLREWGHVNADILVKEDITEARLIDFLAGNVAYIPGFVVLNKTDLVPKKEISRITKKLKPWKAVPISALNGNGLDGLRESIFSELEFIRIYMKPQGGDVDRSEPLVVKDGSTVGMVCDAIHRDFREKFRYANVWGGSAKFPGQTVGINHVLRDEDIITIVVQR
- a CDS encoding UPF0175 family protein; translated protein: MKVITTRISEDYFKDLQMIEKEEHTDRAEVIRKLLAKGIKEWKVKRALELLRAHKLTLRRAASIASISYVEMLDLASKHGIDIGYSSKDLERDIRSL
- a CDS encoding AbrB/MazE/SpoVT family DNA-binding domain-containing protein → MQVKVGSKGRIVIPHKIRRKYSILPGKELQIEEEEGVIRLLVPAKLADLCGTWDMDLNEVRRAIEDLREHWRE